The Cryobacterium roopkundense sequence GCTTACGCTCAAGTCTATGTCTGCCAAAAAACGCACGATGAGCGGGGCCCTCGCGGGGTTCCTGGCCTTCATCGGTATGAGTGTCGTCGCCGGGATTCTGGTCACCGCCGCCGTCACCCCCGCCCTGGCCCTGTCGGGTATGGCCGCCAGCAACACGATCAACGTGTTCGAGAACATGCCTGACTACCTGTCCATCGATCAACTGGCACAGAAGAGCAACATCTACGCCAAGCAGGCCGACGGCACGCCCGTGCTGCTCGCCTCCTTCTACGAGCAGAACCGCGTGGAGGTGTCCTCGGACGCCATCAGCCAGTTCGCGAAAGACGCCGCCGTCACCGGTGAGGATCCCCGGTTCTTCGACCACGGCGGCATCGACCTGCAGGGAACCGTTAGCGGCGCCGTCACCACGCTCGCCGGCGGAGCGACTCGAGGCGGGTCATCCATCACGCAGCAGTACGTGAAGAACGTTCTCGTGCAGAAGTGCGAGGCGCTCAACGACCCCGAGGCCCGCACCACCTGCTACGACGACGCGACCGAAATCTCGATCGACCGCAAACTCAAGGAGATGCGCCTCGCCATCGGCGTGGACAAGAACTACGCCAAGGAAGACATCCTGCGCCAGTACTTGAACATCACCGGCTTCGGCGGAACTGTGTACGGCATCGAATCGGCCGCGAACTACTACTACAACACCACCGCTGCCGCCCTCACCCTCCCCCAGGCCGCGAGCCTAGTGGCGATCGTGAACAACCCGGTGCGCTTCCAGCTCGACAAGCCCGACAGCGAGACCAACGGCGCCGCCAACGGCTACGCCGCCAACAAGGTGCGCCGCGACTACATTCTCGGCGAGATGCTCGAGTACAAGAAGATCTCTCAGGCCGACTACGACGCAGCCGTCGCCTCGCCCATCGAGCCCGTGATCACGACCTCGGCCACCGGCTGCCAGACCGCCGGCTCAAGCGCGTTCTTCTGCGACTACGTGACGCACATTCTCAAGACCGACCCCACCTTCGGTGAAGACGAAGACGCCCGCCTGGCGAACTTCCGTCGCGGCGGCTACAACGTGTACACGACCCTCGACCTCGACCTGCAGAACGCCGCGGTCGCGACCCTCGACGAGAACGTTCCGAAGTCCTTCACCAACTGGGACGTGGGCGGAGTGGTCTCGAGCGTGGGAGTGGGCACCGGCAAGGTTCTCGCGATGGCCCAGAACAAGGACTACACGCAGGACCCCAACCAGACCGGCGCCAACTTCACCGGCATCAACTACAACACCGATCAGAACGCCGGCGGCTCGATGGGATTCCAACCGGGATCGACCTACAAGGTCTTCACCCTGGGCGAATGGCTCAAGGAGGGACACACCCTCAACGAGCGGGTCGACTCGGCACGAAAGTCGAACTGGGGCACCTTCACGAATACCTGCGGCGAGACCTCTTTCCCGGGCTTCAACCCGCGCAACGACTCCTCGGGCGAGAACAGCCCCAACTACAGCGCCCTGCAGTCCACGATCGGGTCCATCAACACCGGCTTCATGGGCATGGCCAAGAAGCTCGACCTCTGCGGCATCATGAAAACGGCCGAGGCCTTCGGCGTACACCGTGCCGACGGCGGCGCGCTCGATAACCGCCTGAGCTCGGTGCTCGGAACCAACGAGATCGCGCCGCTCACCATGGCCACCGCGTTCGCCGGCATCGCCAACAACGGCTCCACCTGCTCGCCCATCGCGATCGAGTCGATGGTGGGCGCCGACGGCACCGAACTTCCCGTGCCGACGTCGACCTGCACGCAGTCGGTCGAGCCCGAGGCGGCCGCCGGAATGACCTACGCCATGCAGCGCGTGATGACGAGCGGAACAGCCCAGGCCTCCAACGGCTCCACATCCCCGCGCGTTCCGATGATCGGTAAGACCGGTACCACTGACGACGCGAAAGACACCTGGATGAGCGGCGCGAGCAGCAAGGTCGCCACCGTCGTGGGCGTCGTCAATGTCAGCGGAAAGTACAAAAGTCAGCGCAGCACCCGCTTCCCAAGTGGTATTCGCGCGTCAGATGCCCGTCACCGCATGTGGCCCGACATCATGAGCGTCGCCAACGCCAAGTACGGCGGAGACACCTTCCAGGAGGCGTCGAACACAGTGCTGCGTGCCGTTCAGGTGGCCGTTCCCGACCTTCGCGGCAAGACCATGGCCGAGGCCCAGTCCACGCTCACGGCGGCGGGCTTCACCTTCGCCGACGGCGGAGTGGTCGACTCCGAGATGCCCGCCGGAACCGTGGCGAGCACCGACCCGGCTGGCGGCTCGAACGCCGACCGAGGTTCCACCGTGACAGTCTCGTCGAGCAACGGCACCGGGGTAGTCGTTCCCGACGTGGTGGGCAAGACCGAGGCCGAGGCGCGAGCCATTCTCAGCGCCGCACCCTACAACTTCCAGGTGGCGACGGGAGAGCAGGCAGTCACGGAAGCCGGGCAGAACGGCAAGATCGTTTCGATTGATCCGGGTGCCGGAACGGGAGCCACGCCGGGTTCGACCGTCACGATCGTGATCGGCAAGATGGCGGCACCCGCCGCTGCGCCCGGAGGCAACGGATGACCCGGGTCAGCTCCGCAGACATCCTCGACCTTCTGAAGCTCCAGGACGCCGTGAACGCGGGCCGACCGACCGCGAAGCGCGTGGGCGGCGGCCAGATCGTGGCCGCGGCATCCGTTCTGGTGGGCGCCGCCGGCCTCGCAGCCTTCGCGTGGGGCTCGCTCGTGGAACGCAGCCGGTTCACCCTGCGCGAGGTAAGCGTTCCCGTACTCGCTCAGGGCTCCGCGCCCATTCGGGTGCTGCACATCTCCGACCTGCACATGGCCCCGTGGCAGAAAGACAAACAGGACTGGATTCGCAGCCTCGCCGACGTGAAGCCCGACCTGGTCGTGAACACCGGCGACAACCTCGGCCACGCCGACGGCATTGACGGCGTGGAGTACGCCCTCGCGCCGTTCCAGGATGTGCCAGGAGTCTTCGTGAACGGATCGAACGACTACGTCGGGCCGCAGGCGAAGAACCCGTTCCGCTACTTCGGCGGTCCGTCGAAGCGGCGTATGGGCAGCACCCACGAGACGCTCGACACGGACCGCCTGCGTGCAGTGTTCGCGAACCTCGGCTGGACCGACATCAACAACGCGGCCGAAGCGCTCGACCTGAACGGCACTCACGTGGAGTTCTTCGGCGTGGACGACCCGCACATCGGGCGTGACCGCCTCGACCTGATCACGCGCGCGATCGACGACCTGCGCGCCAATGACCCGCTCTCAGACGAACGCTGGCCCGACCCCGGCACGGCCGCCGAGCCGCGGCCCACGGTGACGATCGGCGTGACGCACGCGCCGTACCAGCGGGTGCTCAACTCGCTCGTGAACCACGGCGCGCAGCTGATCCTCGCCGGGCACACCCACGGCGGCCAAGTTTGCGTGCCCGGTTTCGGCGCACTCGTGACCAACTGCGATATTCCGCGCAAGCAGGTGAAGGGGCTCAGCCTCTGGAACCTCGGGCTGCGCACCGCGTTCCTGAACGTATCGGCCGGGCTCGGAACCTCCATCTACGCGCCGGTACGCTTCGCCTGCCGGCCAGAGGCGACGCTGCTCACCCTCACCGCCGCCTGACCCGGACGCCCCATCTGCGACTCTGTGGCCTTCTTGGGGTAGACGCGGGGTCTACACTGAGCGTGAGTGCAGATGCGCTCGCACGACAGGGGGATATGAATGAGTATTCAGAAGAAAATAACTATGTCGGCCGCCGCTCTGGGGCTGGGCATGGTCATGTTCGCGGCAACCGCCGCACCGGCGGCCACGGCGGCGCCAATTCTGGTCAAGACGGCCAACAGCACGCAGTACTGCAATGAGCACTACTACGACAACACGTGGCAGCAGTCTCCGCCAAACCAGGCGATGTGGTGCCAGGTACAGGGCGGACCGGCTGCCGCCGGTGGCTATGCGGGTACTCGCGACGGCGTCATGGGAACGAACAGCTGGATAGGGCTGCAGAGATTTCTGCAGGACTACGGCTATCAGGGCCCTCTGGACGGCTCCCCGGGAACCAACACCTACCGGGCCATGCAGAAGTTCGCAGCCGGGAGCGGTGCCGAGCCGTCCTACACCGGACCCCAGGACGGGGTGATGGGCCCCAACAGCTGGAAGGGCTTCGCCTACAACATGAGGATTCAGTTCTTCGGTCTCTAGATCCAAATAGGACGTTTCAGCGTGCAGCGGAGGGGCGCCACCACAGTGCCCCTCCGCGAGCGAATGTACGCTCGTTTGCCTTCGACCGAGGCATCCGAGTGTCGCCCATCCGCTGACTCCTAATCATCTCGTGGGCTATCGGCGCCCAAGCTCGTCGTACCGTCCAAGACCTGTCGTCACGCCAAACCGGGTCATTACTTCTCACAGTCCCGTGCCGATCCGACCGTCTAATCAGACCTGCCCACCGGCACTGGCATCGCTACGCCGAAAGGCCACCAACATGGACCCTAAAGTTCTCGCAGCCCAAACGTGGGTCAACGACACGTACGGTCAAGTGCTCGGTTATCAGCCGTGTCCCGAAGATGGCCACGTGGGGTGGTCTACCTCCTATTCGCTGATCATGGCCCTTCAGCACGAGCTCGGGATCTCGCCGGTCGTCGCGAGCTTCGGCCCGACCACAGTGGCGAGACTCGAAGCACTCGGCGAAATCGGCCCCGGCTGGAATGTCAACAGCAGAATCGTGCGAATTATCCAGCATGGGCTGTTCTGCAAGGGATATTGGGGAGCCAACACCTACGGGGAGTTCGATTCCACTACTGTCGACGGCGTCAGAGACCTCCGAGTCAATATGGGAGTTCCCTACGATGCAGCCGGCATCTCCTCCTCGACCGTCAACGCGAAGATATTCAGATGCATCCTGAACATGGATGCTTACGTCGTGCTCGCGAGCGGCACTGACAAAGTCCGGGTGATTCAGCAGTGGCTCAACGGACGATACTGGCACAAGGATGCTTACAGCATCGGTCCGTGCGATGGGATCTACTCTCGTGATGTGCAAAAGTCCTTCCTCATTGCTCTGCAGTACGAACTCGGGATCGCTGCTCCCAACGGGTACTTTGGGTCGGGGACCCAGGCTGGACTTAAGACGCACACAGTTCGCGAGGGCGATTCGGGGATCTTCGTGGAACTATTCTCGGCGGCCTGTGTGTTCAACGAGCCGGTTCCGGTGGGCGACGTGCTGTGGCGCTCAGCCCAGAGGTCCGTGTTTGATGAGCAGCTCGCACAATTTGTGGCAGCCTT is a genomic window containing:
- a CDS encoding transglycosylase domain-containing protein, with the translated sequence MSAKKRTMSGALAGFLAFIGMSVVAGILVTAAVTPALALSGMAASNTINVFENMPDYLSIDQLAQKSNIYAKQADGTPVLLASFYEQNRVEVSSDAISQFAKDAAVTGEDPRFFDHGGIDLQGTVSGAVTTLAGGATRGGSSITQQYVKNVLVQKCEALNDPEARTTCYDDATEISIDRKLKEMRLAIGVDKNYAKEDILRQYLNITGFGGTVYGIESAANYYYNTTAAALTLPQAASLVAIVNNPVRFQLDKPDSETNGAANGYAANKVRRDYILGEMLEYKKISQADYDAAVASPIEPVITTSATGCQTAGSSAFFCDYVTHILKTDPTFGEDEDARLANFRRGGYNVYTTLDLDLQNAAVATLDENVPKSFTNWDVGGVVSSVGVGTGKVLAMAQNKDYTQDPNQTGANFTGINYNTDQNAGGSMGFQPGSTYKVFTLGEWLKEGHTLNERVDSARKSNWGTFTNTCGETSFPGFNPRNDSSGENSPNYSALQSTIGSINTGFMGMAKKLDLCGIMKTAEAFGVHRADGGALDNRLSSVLGTNEIAPLTMATAFAGIANNGSTCSPIAIESMVGADGTELPVPTSTCTQSVEPEAAAGMTYAMQRVMTSGTAQASNGSTSPRVPMIGKTGTTDDAKDTWMSGASSKVATVVGVVNVSGKYKSQRSTRFPSGIRASDARHRMWPDIMSVANAKYGGDTFQEASNTVLRAVQVAVPDLRGKTMAEAQSTLTAAGFTFADGGVVDSEMPAGTVASTDPAGGSNADRGSTVTVSSSNGTGVVVPDVVGKTEAEARAILSAAPYNFQVATGEQAVTEAGQNGKIVSIDPGAGTGATPGSTVTIVIGKMAAPAAAPGGNG
- a CDS encoding metallophosphoesterase; this translates as MTRVSSADILDLLKLQDAVNAGRPTAKRVGGGQIVAAASVLVGAAGLAAFAWGSLVERSRFTLREVSVPVLAQGSAPIRVLHISDLHMAPWQKDKQDWIRSLADVKPDLVVNTGDNLGHADGIDGVEYALAPFQDVPGVFVNGSNDYVGPQAKNPFRYFGGPSKRRMGSTHETLDTDRLRAVFANLGWTDINNAAEALDLNGTHVEFFGVDDPHIGRDRLDLITRAIDDLRANDPLSDERWPDPGTAAEPRPTVTIGVTHAPYQRVLNSLVNHGAQLILAGHTHGGQVCVPGFGALVTNCDIPRKQVKGLSLWNLGLRTAFLNVSAGLGTSIYAPVRFACRPEATLLTLTAA